Proteins encoded by one window of Erythrobacter sp.:
- the yajC gene encoding preprotein translocase subunit YajC: MLEFLAAAAGEAAPPGWVQFLPIIGMVAIFWFLLFRPQMKRAKEHQAKIAGIKKNDQVVTAGGIVGKVVKVDDVYAEVEIAQNTRVKVVKSTIGDIVPPAGAKPAND, translated from the coding sequence ATGCTCGAATTTCTTGCCGCCGCAGCCGGAGAAGCTGCCCCTCCCGGCTGGGTCCAGTTCCTGCCGATCATAGGCATGGTGGCGATCTTCTGGTTCCTGCTGTTCCGCCCGCAGATGAAACGCGCGAAAGAGCACCAGGCCAAGATTGCCGGGATCAAGAAGAACGACCAAGTCGTCACTGCCGGTGGCATAGTGGGCAAGGTCGTCAAGGTTGATGACGTCTATGCCGAAGTCGAAATCGCGCAGAACACCCGGGTGAAGGTGGTCAAGTCCACCATCGGCGATATCGTGCCGCCCGCGGGCGCGAAGCCGGCCAACGACTGA